A genomic stretch from Thermomonospora umbrina includes:
- a CDS encoding sensor histidine kinase, with the protein MTRDGTDQGPSFGEEIAQHAWRLSGRVVAGLGQLLLWVITGIGRALRPVALRLGAKVYGPPRPHPGAGHDGRTRVAPVGAQTTPMPGWSAAWREFAASWYFAPLTGVALVIAALAELAPQGTPPISVAGGFAVASTLPLVWRREFLRPVAAVALSAFAAGLLSGQELRFTTVFAALYTLYALGRHLPRQSAGALAVGTLATIGVIYLAAGSLDEVPWPATMVAALAAIGLGDARRVKESAERTEAEAEERNNETLTRLTAVQREQAVMRERARIARELHDVVAHSVSMIAVQAETAPYTLQDLSPQAREGYVEIARTAREALVEMRRLLGVLRADAGTGPESAPQPRLDRLPDLIDQHRGAGGGDARLEVRGDPRDLSATVELSAYRIVQEALTNARRHAPGADVRVELAFLNDRLAVRVRDTGASAPTMVLDPSQAAGGSGGPGGHGLVGMQERATMLGGRFSAGPATEGGFMVEAELPFVREETSRSDAHPVPPPGHDR; encoded by the coding sequence GTGACCAGGGACGGTACCGACCAAGGGCCCTCGTTCGGCGAGGAGATCGCGCAGCATGCGTGGCGGCTGTCCGGACGGGTCGTCGCCGGGCTCGGCCAACTGCTGCTGTGGGTGATCACCGGCATCGGGCGGGCGCTGCGACCGGTGGCGCTGCGGCTCGGGGCCAAGGTGTACGGCCCGCCGCGTCCCCACCCGGGGGCGGGTCACGATGGCCGTACCCGGGTGGCGCCCGTCGGCGCGCAGACGACGCCGATGCCCGGCTGGTCGGCCGCGTGGCGGGAGTTCGCCGCCTCCTGGTACTTCGCCCCGCTGACCGGCGTCGCCCTCGTGATCGCCGCACTGGCGGAGCTGGCCCCGCAGGGCACGCCGCCGATCAGCGTGGCGGGAGGGTTCGCGGTGGCCTCGACGCTGCCGCTGGTGTGGCGGCGGGAGTTCCTGCGCCCGGTCGCCGCGGTGGCGCTCAGCGCGTTCGCGGCGGGGCTGCTGTCGGGGCAGGAGCTGCGGTTCACCACGGTGTTCGCCGCCCTCTACACGTTGTACGCGCTGGGCCGGCACCTGCCCCGGCAGAGCGCCGGCGCGCTGGCGGTGGGCACGTTGGCGACCATCGGCGTGATCTACCTGGCGGCCGGGAGCCTGGACGAGGTGCCGTGGCCGGCGACCATGGTGGCGGCGCTGGCCGCGATCGGCCTCGGCGACGCCCGTCGGGTCAAGGAGAGCGCCGAGCGCACCGAGGCCGAGGCCGAGGAGCGCAACAACGAGACCCTCACCCGGCTCACCGCCGTCCAGCGGGAGCAGGCGGTGATGCGCGAACGGGCCCGGATCGCCCGGGAGCTGCACGACGTGGTGGCGCACTCGGTGTCCATGATCGCCGTGCAGGCCGAGACCGCCCCGTACACCCTGCAGGATCTGTCGCCCCAGGCGCGCGAGGGGTACGTCGAGATCGCGCGGACCGCCCGCGAGGCCCTGGTGGAGATGCGCCGGCTACTCGGCGTGCTGCGCGCCGACGCGGGCACCGGGCCGGAGTCGGCGCCGCAGCCCCGGCTGGACCGGCTGCCCGACCTCATCGACCAGCACCGGGGCGCCGGCGGGGGCGATGCCCGGCTGGAGGTCCGGGGCGATCCGCGCGACCTGTCGGCGACGGTGGAGCTGTCGGCGTACCGGATCGTTCAGGAGGCGCTGACCAACGCGCGGCGGCACGCCCCCGGGGCGGACGTGCGGGTGGAGCTGGCGTTCCTGAACGACCGCCTGGCGGTGCGGGTGCGCGACACCGGGGCCTCGGCCCCCACCATGGTCCTCGATCCCTCGCAGGCCGCCGGTGGCTCCGGAGGACCCGGAGGACATGGTCTCGTGGGCATGCAGGAGCGTGCGACGATGCTGGGCGGACGGTTCTCCGCCGGCCCGGCGACCGAGGGCGGCTTCATGGTGGAGGCCGAGTTGCCGTTCGTGAGGGAGGAGACTTCCCGCAGTGACGCCCACCCTGTTCCGCCGCCGGGACACGACCGCTGA
- a CDS encoding response regulator transcription factor translates to MIKVIVVDDQNIVRAGFAALLNSQPDITVVGEAGDGREAVVLAERTRPDVVVMDIRMPGMDGIEATRRMLAQPCHEAMRVLVLTTFDVDEYVYEALAVGASGFLLKDATAEELVSAVRVVARGDSLLAPQVTGRLIREFTRQRRTRPQAPAELATLTARETEVLVLIAGGLSNGEIARRLVVSEHTVKTHVARVFTKLAVRDRAQAVMLAYESGLVTPGANPENSQP, encoded by the coding sequence GTGATCAAGGTCATCGTCGTCGACGACCAGAACATCGTGCGGGCCGGTTTCGCCGCGCTGCTGAACTCCCAGCCTGACATCACCGTGGTGGGCGAGGCCGGGGACGGCCGCGAGGCGGTGGTCCTGGCCGAGCGCACCCGTCCCGACGTGGTGGTGATGGACATCCGGATGCCCGGCATGGACGGCATCGAGGCCACCCGGCGGATGCTCGCCCAGCCGTGCCACGAGGCCATGCGGGTCCTGGTGCTGACCACCTTCGACGTGGACGAGTACGTCTACGAGGCCCTCGCCGTCGGGGCCAGCGGCTTCCTGCTGAAGGACGCCACCGCCGAGGAGCTGGTCTCGGCCGTCCGGGTGGTGGCGCGCGGCGACTCCCTGCTGGCCCCGCAGGTCACCGGCCGGCTGATCCGCGAGTTCACCCGGCAGCGGCGCACCCGTCCGCAGGCCCCGGCCGAGCTGGCGACCCTCACGGCCCGCGAGACCGAGGTCCTGGTCCTCATCGCGGGCGGCCTGTCGAACGGCGAGATCGCCCGGCGCCTGGTGGTCAGCGAGCACACGGTCAAGACCCATGTGGCGAGGGTCTTCACCAAGCTGGCCGTGCGCGACCGGGCCCAGGCGGTCATGCTGGCGTACGAGTCGGGGCTGGTCACCCCGGGCGCCAACCCGGAGAACTCCCAGCCCTAG
- a CDS encoding MerR family transcriptional regulator, protein MRITEAARRLGTSPRMLRYREALGLLPPTRERSGHRRFGDAELRAVAYALALEKRYDISPAELAFGLRVLAEPEVQARVRELGERIGRLSAPPARALDFEKEKALRLLRRQPPAPTTRAGSSPGWRPG, encoded by the coding sequence ATGCGCATCACGGAGGCCGCCCGGCGGCTCGGCACCTCGCCCCGCATGCTCCGCTACCGCGAGGCCCTGGGCCTGCTCCCCCCGACCCGCGAGCGCAGCGGCCACCGCCGCTTCGGCGACGCCGAACTGCGCGCCGTCGCGTACGCGCTCGCCCTGGAGAAGCGGTACGACATCAGCCCGGCGGAGTTGGCGTTCGGGCTGCGCGTGCTTGCCGAGCCCGAGGTCCAGGCGCGGGTGCGCGAACTCGGCGAACGCATCGGCCGGCTGTCGGCGCCGCCCGCCCGCGCCCTCGATTTCGAGAAGGAGAAGGCCCTCCGGCTGCTCCGACGCCAGCCGCCGGCCCCCACCACTAGGGCTGGGAGTTCTCCGGGTTGGCGCCCGGGGTGA
- the ahcY gene encoding adenosylhomocysteinase, with product MDYKVADLSLAEFGRKEIRLAEHEMPGLMAVRREYADAQPLRGAKIMGSLHMTIQTAVLIETLVALGADVRWVSCNIFSTQDHAAAAVVVGPEGTVDEPKGVPVFAWKGETLEEYWWCTDQALAWPDGTPPNMILDDGGDATLLVHKGAEYEKVGSVPEFGADDPEEWGVILDTLRTTIAARPGRWTETAAAIKGVTEETTTGVHRLYEMAKNGTLAFPAINVNDSVTKSKFDNKYGCRHSVIDGLNRATDVLIGGKVALVAGYGDVGKGCADALRGQGARVIVTEIDPICALQAAMDGYQVTTLDEVVEIVDIFVTTTGNFNIITADHMARMKHQAIVSNIGHFDNEIDMAGLMRTPGIVRNNIKPQVDEWVYPDGHSVLVLAEGRLMNLGCATGHPSFVMSNSFTNQVIAQIELFTKTEEYPVGVYVLPKHLDEKVARLHLGALGVKLTELTKEQAAYIGVDIEGPYKPDHYRY from the coding sequence ATGGACTACAAGGTCGCCGACCTTTCGCTGGCCGAGTTCGGCCGCAAGGAGATCCGGCTCGCCGAGCACGAGATGCCCGGTCTGATGGCGGTACGGCGCGAGTACGCCGACGCGCAGCCGCTGCGCGGAGCCAAGATCATGGGCTCGCTGCACATGACGATCCAGACCGCCGTGCTCATCGAGACGCTGGTCGCGCTCGGCGCCGACGTCCGCTGGGTGAGCTGCAACATCTTCTCCACCCAGGACCACGCGGCCGCCGCCGTCGTGGTGGGCCCCGAGGGCACCGTCGACGAGCCCAAGGGCGTCCCGGTCTTCGCCTGGAAGGGCGAGACGCTGGAGGAGTACTGGTGGTGCACCGACCAGGCGCTCGCCTGGCCCGACGGCACCCCCCCGAACATGATCCTGGACGACGGCGGCGACGCCACCCTGCTCGTCCACAAGGGCGCCGAGTACGAGAAGGTCGGCTCCGTCCCCGAGTTCGGCGCGGACGACCCCGAGGAGTGGGGCGTCATCCTCGACACCCTGCGTACCACGATCGCCGCCCGTCCCGGTCGTTGGACCGAGACCGCCGCCGCGATCAAGGGCGTCACCGAGGAGACCACCACCGGCGTCCACCGCCTGTACGAGATGGCCAAGAACGGCACCCTCGCGTTCCCGGCCATCAACGTGAACGACTCGGTCACCAAGTCGAAGTTCGACAACAAGTACGGCTGCCGGCACTCGGTGATCGACGGCCTCAACCGCGCCACCGACGTCCTGATCGGCGGCAAGGTCGCGCTCGTCGCCGGCTACGGCGACGTCGGCAAGGGCTGCGCCGACGCGCTGCGCGGCCAGGGCGCCCGGGTCATCGTCACCGAGATCGACCCGATCTGCGCCCTGCAGGCCGCGATGGACGGCTACCAGGTCACCACGCTCGACGAGGTCGTGGAGATCGTCGACATCTTCGTGACCACCACCGGCAACTTCAACATCATCACCGCCGACCACATGGCCCGGATGAAGCACCAGGCCATCGTCAGCAACATCGGCCACTTCGACAACGAGATCGACATGGCCGGCCTGATGCGCACTCCGGGCATCGTCCGCAACAACATCAAGCCGCAGGTCGACGAGTGGGTCTACCCCGACGGCCACTCCGTCCTGGTGCTCGCCGAGGGCCGGCTGATGAACCTGGGCTGTGCCACCGGCCACCCCTCGTTCGTGATGTCGAACTCCTTCACCAACCAGGTGATCGCGCAGATCGAGCTGTTCACCAAGACCGAGGAGTACCCGGTCGGCGTCTACGTGCTGCCCAAGCACCTCGACGAGAAGGTCGCCCGCCTCCACCTCGGCGCCCTGGGTGTCAAGCTCACCGAGCTGACCAAGGAGCAGGCCGCCTACATCGGCGTCGACATCGAGGGCCCGTACAAGCCGGACCACTACCGCTACTGA
- the ahcY gene encoding adenosylhomocysteinase, which translates to MEHDIADASLAYGGVKRIEWADRSMPVLRQIRERFAAERPLDGLRVAACMHVTTETANLIRTLQAGGASVALAASNPLSTQDDTAAALVAEYGAQVFARAGIDREGYYRHIHQALDTRPDLVLDDGCDLVNTLHTERTELVDGVRGGCEETTTGVIRLHQMAREGALRFPVVAVNDTDTKHMFDNRYGTGQSTLDGIIRATNTLLAGKTIVVAGFGYCGRGLAERARGLGARVVVTEIDPVKALDALLQGFAVLPMAEAAALGDVFITVTGNRDVIAAEHFAVMKDGAILANSGHFDVEIDVRGLADLAVEVHRGVRPQADEYVLADGRRLVLLAEGRLVNLAAAEGHPAAVMDMSFADQALTCAWLAGEYERLSPGVYEVPVAIDTEVARLKLASMSVRIDTLTPDQQDYLSSWQHGS; encoded by the coding sequence ATGGAACACGACATCGCGGACGCCTCCCTCGCCTACGGCGGGGTGAAGCGGATCGAGTGGGCGGACCGCTCGATGCCGGTGCTGCGGCAGATCCGGGAGCGGTTCGCCGCCGAGCGGCCGCTGGACGGGCTGCGGGTCGCCGCCTGCATGCACGTCACCACCGAGACCGCCAACCTGATCCGCACCCTGCAGGCGGGCGGGGCGAGCGTGGCGCTGGCCGCCTCCAACCCGCTGTCCACGCAGGACGACACCGCCGCCGCCCTGGTCGCCGAGTACGGGGCGCAGGTCTTCGCCCGTGCCGGCATCGACCGCGAGGGCTACTACCGGCACATCCACCAGGCCCTCGACACCCGTCCCGACCTGGTGCTGGACGACGGCTGCGACCTGGTCAACACCCTGCACACCGAACGGACGGAACTGGTCGACGGGGTGCGGGGCGGCTGCGAGGAGACCACCACCGGGGTCATCCGGCTGCACCAGATGGCCCGCGAGGGGGCGCTGCGGTTCCCGGTGGTGGCGGTCAACGACACCGACACCAAGCACATGTTCGACAACCGGTACGGGACCGGGCAGTCGACCCTGGACGGCATCATCCGCGCCACCAACACCCTGCTCGCGGGGAAGACGATCGTCGTGGCGGGGTTCGGATACTGCGGCCGGGGGCTGGCCGAGCGGGCCCGGGGGCTCGGCGCACGGGTCGTGGTCACCGAGATCGACCCGGTCAAGGCGCTGGACGCGCTGCTCCAGGGCTTCGCGGTGCTGCCGATGGCCGAGGCCGCCGCGCTGGGCGACGTCTTCATCACGGTCACCGGCAACCGGGACGTGATCGCCGCCGAGCACTTCGCGGTGATGAAGGACGGCGCCATCCTGGCCAACTCCGGCCACTTCGACGTGGAGATCGACGTGCGGGGCCTGGCGGACCTGGCCGTCGAGGTGCACCGGGGCGTCCGTCCCCAGGCGGACGAGTACGTGCTCGCCGACGGCCGGCGGCTGGTGCTGCTGGCCGAGGGCCGGCTGGTCAACCTGGCCGCCGCCGAGGGGCATCCGGCGGCCGTGATGGACATGTCGTTCGCCGATCAGGCCCTCACCTGCGCCTGGCTGGCGGGGGAGTACGAACGGCTCAGCCCTGGTGTCTACGAGGTGCCCGTCGCGATCGACACGGAGGTGGCACGGCTCAAGTTGGCCTCCATGTCCGTCCGGATCGACACCCTCACCCCCGACCAGCAGGACTATCTCAGCTCCTGGCAGCACGGGTCGTAG
- a CDS encoding FAD-binding oxidoreductase: MDALKNTVRGRVLVAGEDGFEQARRPWNLAVEQPVAAVVEAADAEDVAAVVRFAKGAGPAVAPQATGHGASGEVGGVILLRTAALDELEIRAEERIARVGAGMQWGRVQAAAEPHGLTGLPGSSPVVGVAGYTLGGGLSWFGRRYGWASDGVRAFDVVDADGERSRVTADTDADLFWALCGGGGSHALVTAIEYALHPAPALYGGRMLWPAARAAEVFAAYREITATAPDELTVWFDLLHFPGADPMVAVDATYLGDAHEGEALLAGLAGIGGLIGDGRRAMALTELAGITAEPTAPSAGLSRGDLLTGLDDTVVEALLDEPIAPLLSVQIRHLGGALAGPSQGAAGTLTEPYSLYMLGIPGTPERAAAVRAKQDEVVRALGSSLSGRKPFTNLAPGDDGTTAFPAETVARLRDIKRLRDPHGVIRGNYPLG; this comes from the coding sequence ATGGACGCGTTGAAGAACACCGTACGGGGTCGGGTGCTGGTGGCCGGGGAGGACGGGTTCGAGCAGGCCCGCCGTCCGTGGAACCTGGCCGTCGAACAACCCGTGGCGGCCGTCGTGGAGGCCGCCGACGCCGAGGACGTGGCGGCCGTCGTGCGCTTCGCAAAGGGGGCGGGGCCGGCGGTGGCGCCGCAGGCCACCGGCCACGGGGCGAGCGGCGAGGTCGGCGGTGTGATCCTGCTGCGCACCGCCGCGCTCGACGAGTTGGAGATCCGCGCGGAGGAGCGGATCGCCCGCGTCGGCGCGGGCATGCAGTGGGGGCGGGTGCAGGCGGCGGCCGAGCCCCACGGGCTGACCGGGCTGCCGGGCAGCTCCCCCGTGGTCGGCGTCGCCGGCTACACGCTGGGCGGTGGGCTGAGCTGGTTCGGCCGCCGGTACGGCTGGGCGTCCGACGGCGTCCGGGCGTTCGATGTCGTGGATGCGGACGGGGAACGTTCCAGGGTCACCGCCGACACCGACGCCGACCTGTTCTGGGCGCTGTGCGGCGGGGGCGGGAGCCACGCCCTGGTGACCGCGATCGAGTACGCGTTGCACCCGGCCCCGGCCCTGTACGGCGGGCGGATGCTGTGGCCGGCGGCTCGGGCGGCCGAGGTGTTCGCCGCCTACCGGGAGATCACCGCGACCGCGCCCGACGAACTGACCGTGTGGTTCGACCTGCTGCACTTCCCGGGGGCCGACCCGATGGTGGCGGTGGACGCCACCTACCTGGGCGACGCCCACGAGGGCGAGGCGCTGTTGGCGGGGCTCGCGGGCATCGGGGGCCTCATCGGCGACGGCCGTCGGGCCATGGCGCTCACCGAACTCGCCGGCATCACCGCCGAGCCCACCGCCCCCTCCGCCGGGCTGTCCCGTGGGGACCTGCTCACCGGCCTCGACGACACCGTCGTCGAGGCCCTGCTGGACGAGCCGATCGCGCCACTGCTCAGCGTGCAGATCCGGCATCTGGGAGGTGCGCTGGCGGGACCGTCCCAGGGCGCGGCGGGGACCTTGACGGAGCCGTACTCGCTCTACATGCTCGGCATCCCCGGCACGCCGGAGCGGGCGGCGGCCGTCCGCGCCAAGCAGGACGAGGTCGTTCGGGCCCTGGGGTCGAGCCTGAGCGGTCGCAAGCCGTTCACCAACCTGGCTCCGGGGGACGACGGCACGACCGCCTTCCCCGCCGAGACGGTCGCCCGGCTGCGCGACATCAAGCGGCTGCGCGACCCGCACGGCGTCATCCGGGGCAACTACCCGCTCGGCTGA
- a CDS encoding RrF2 family transcriptional regulator, which produces MNEGVEWALHSCLNLSWAEPGEAVTAARLAAFYRLPAAYLNKQLQALARAGILTSISGPRGGFRLARPPEKITLLDVVVAIEGPQDAFRCEGILREGPGGRPEVDYREVCVVSQEMRKAELAWRRELASRTLADVRATVERRHPGTPESTRDRFAQLRT; this is translated from the coding sequence ATGAACGAGGGTGTGGAGTGGGCTCTGCACAGTTGCCTGAACCTGAGCTGGGCCGAGCCCGGCGAGGCGGTCACGGCGGCTCGGCTGGCGGCGTTCTATCGACTGCCGGCCGCCTATCTCAACAAGCAGCTCCAAGCGCTGGCACGCGCCGGGATCCTCACGTCGATCTCCGGCCCTCGGGGCGGGTTCCGGCTGGCCCGGCCGCCGGAGAAGATCACGCTGTTGGACGTGGTGGTCGCGATCGAGGGGCCGCAGGACGCGTTCCGCTGTGAGGGGATCCTGCGAGAGGGGCCCGGAGGCCGTCCCGAGGTGGACTACCGCGAGGTCTGCGTCGTCTCGCAGGAGATGCGCAAGGCGGAGTTGGCCTGGCGGCGGGAGTTGGCGTCGCGGACCCTGGCGGACGTCAGGGCGACCGTCGAGCGGCGGCATCCGGGCACGCCGGAGAGCACCCGCGATCGGTTCGCGCAGTTGCGGACCTGA
- a CDS encoding RDD family protein, with protein sequence MAELVTGEAVALDIRVARLASRACALLLDLLFQAMLLNILIYLTAATAVIADEAWGVGLGIVATAGVMVGYPCVFETLTRGRTLGKLALGLRVVADDGGPIRFRQAFTRGLASVVEIWLFSGAPALITSLFNRRGKRLGDVFAGTVVIQERVPTAAIFGPVAVMPPQLAGWARSLELSQVPDDLALTARQYLSRFWELLPEVRDAMGQRIADQVLAVVSPPPPPGLRPEILLSAVLAERRHREEWRLAQRRHRRMRMWQAHGQPPGGPTAMQVAGAPPAPIAPSGPPMPPPFSAPGPGQPRFLPPQDYGSGPYAQALTPPPPGPRP encoded by the coding sequence ATGGCCGAACTCGTCACCGGCGAGGCCGTCGCGCTCGACATCCGGGTGGCGCGCCTGGCCAGCCGGGCCTGTGCCCTGCTGCTGGATCTGCTGTTCCAGGCCATGCTGTTGAACATCCTGATCTACCTGACCGCGGCGACCGCCGTGATCGCCGACGAGGCGTGGGGCGTCGGGCTGGGCATCGTGGCGACGGCGGGTGTGATGGTCGGCTATCCGTGCGTGTTCGAGACGCTGACGCGCGGACGGACGCTGGGCAAGCTGGCGCTGGGCCTGCGCGTGGTGGCCGACGACGGCGGGCCGATCCGCTTCCGGCAGGCGTTCACCCGGGGTCTGGCGAGCGTGGTGGAGATCTGGCTGTTCTCCGGGGCCCCCGCGCTGATCACCTCGCTGTTCAACCGGCGCGGCAAGCGCCTCGGCGACGTCTTCGCGGGAACGGTGGTCATCCAGGAGCGGGTGCCCACGGCGGCCATCTTCGGCCCGGTCGCGGTGATGCCCCCGCAGTTGGCCGGCTGGGCGCGTTCGCTGGAGCTGTCGCAGGTCCCCGACGATCTGGCACTGACCGCCCGCCAGTACCTGTCCCGCTTCTGGGAGCTGCTCCCGGAGGTACGGGACGCGATGGGGCAGCGGATCGCCGACCAGGTCCTGGCCGTGGTCAGCCCTCCCCCGCCTCCGGGGCTGCGACCGGAGATCCTGCTGTCGGCCGTCCTCGCCGAACGCCGCCACCGCGAGGAGTGGCGCCTGGCCCAACGTCGGCACCGCCGGATGCGCATGTGGCAGGCCCACGGGCAGCCTCCCGGCGGCCCCACCGCGATGCAGGTCGCGGGTGCCCCACCGGCCCCCATCGCCCCGAGCGGCCCCCCGATGCCCCCGCCGTTCAGCGCCCCCGGCCCGGGCCAGCCCCGATTCCTGCCTCCGCAGGACTACGGGTCCGGACCGTACGCCCAAGCCCTCACCCCACCGCCACCGGGCCCCCGGCCCTGA
- a CDS encoding stage II sporulation protein M, whose product MDVDAYVAAHHAEWARLEWLINHTRRLDGAQIDELVELYQRAATHLSVVRSSSPDPVLVGRLSSLVARGRAAVAGAQAPLWRDATRFLTRSFPAVAYRMRWWWLGVAVLGNAFSLVYALWLVRNPEVQATLGTPYEIRQLVEHDFANYYTEHSAQSFAFMVWVNNAWVSALALIFGILLGIPTLYLLYVNQLNLAQVGGFMFAHDRGDVFFGLILPHGLLELTAVYLACAAGLRLGWTVIDPGRRTRAQALAEEGRAAVAVALGLVLVLLVSGLIEGFVTGWVHTTWLRIGIGVLAELAFLVYVIALGRPAARKGETGDSDIRPDLAPTAG is encoded by the coding sequence GTGGACGTCGATGCCTATGTGGCCGCCCATCACGCCGAGTGGGCCCGGCTGGAGTGGTTGATCAACCACACCCGGCGGCTGGACGGCGCGCAGATCGACGAGCTGGTCGAGCTGTACCAGCGGGCCGCCACCCACCTGTCGGTGGTGCGGTCGAGCTCGCCCGATCCGGTGCTGGTCGGCCGGCTGTCGTCGCTGGTGGCGCGGGGCCGGGCCGCCGTCGCCGGGGCCCAGGCGCCGCTGTGGCGCGACGCCACCCGGTTCCTCACCCGCTCCTTCCCCGCCGTCGCGTACAGGATGCGGTGGTGGTGGCTGGGGGTCGCGGTGCTCGGCAACGCGTTCTCGCTGGTGTACGCGCTGTGGCTGGTCCGCAATCCCGAGGTGCAGGCGACGCTCGGCACCCCGTACGAGATCAGGCAGTTGGTCGAGCACGACTTCGCCAACTACTACACCGAGCACTCCGCCCAGTCGTTCGCCTTCATGGTCTGGGTCAACAACGCCTGGGTGTCCGCCCTCGCGCTGATCTTCGGGATCCTGCTCGGCATCCCCACCCTGTACCTGCTGTACGTCAACCAGCTCAACCTCGCGCAGGTCGGCGGCTTCATGTTCGCGCACGACCGGGGCGACGTCTTCTTCGGCCTGATCCTGCCGCACGGCCTGCTCGAGCTGACCGCCGTCTACCTGGCGTGCGCCGCCGGGCTCCGCCTCGGCTGGACCGTCATCGACCCGGGCCGCCGCACCCGCGCCCAGGCCCTCGCCGAAGAGGGCCGCGCGGCCGTCGCCGTCGCCCTCGGCCTGGTCCTGGTGCTCCTCGTCTCGGGCCTCATCGAGGGCTTCGTCACCGGCTGGGTCCACACCACCTGGCTCCGCATCGGCATCGGCGTCCTCGCCGAACTCGCCTTCCTCGTGTACGTCATCGCCCTCGGCCGTCCCGCCGCCCGCAAGGGCGAGACCGGCGACTCCGACATCCGCCCCGACCTCGCCCCCACCGCGGGCTGA
- a CDS encoding DUF58 domain-containing protein, with amino-acid sequence MALTGRLGLLAALGAVMPLVLPGWWTLIAVWAVLAAGVAVDLALAGNVRRLGLHRAGDTNVRLGETATVSLIVENLGRRRVRGMLRDAWPPSAVSSPRTVPLSVASGERQRVVTTLRPTRRGDREAVTVTLRSVGPLGLAARQLNRPAPWTLRVLPGFPSRRHLPGKLAKLRELTGQHVALIRGQGTEFDSLREYVDGDDVRSIDWRATARRADVVVRTWRPERDRRIYLVLDTGRTSAGRVGDIPRLDCSMDAALLLGALASRAGDRVDLLAYDRRVRTRVEGVSGRGILPAMVQAMAPLEPELIESDAAGMVSTIMSRVRQRCLVVLLTELNTAAIEEGLLPLLPQLTARHLVMVAAVADPRVGEMAEARGDLAAVYDAAAAERARTDRRRLTAELRRYGVEVVDAAPADLAPALADAYLALKAAGRL; translated from the coding sequence ATGGCGCTGACCGGACGGCTGGGGCTGCTGGCCGCGCTCGGCGCGGTGATGCCGTTGGTGCTGCCCGGCTGGTGGACGCTGATCGCGGTGTGGGCGGTGCTGGCGGCCGGGGTGGCCGTCGATCTCGCGCTGGCCGGGAACGTCCGGCGGCTCGGGCTGCACCGGGCGGGCGACACGAACGTCCGGCTGGGCGAGACCGCGACGGTGTCGCTGATCGTGGAGAACCTGGGGCGGCGTCGCGTTCGCGGCATGCTGCGGGACGCCTGGCCGCCGAGCGCGGTCTCCTCGCCCCGCACGGTGCCGCTCAGCGTGGCGTCCGGCGAACGGCAGCGGGTCGTGACGACGCTGCGGCCGACCCGGCGGGGCGACCGTGAGGCCGTCACGGTGACCCTCCGGTCGGTGGGGCCGCTCGGGCTCGCGGCCCGGCAGCTCAACCGGCCCGCGCCGTGGACGCTGCGGGTGCTGCCCGGCTTCCCGTCCCGGCGTCACCTGCCGGGGAAGCTGGCCAAGCTGCGGGAGCTGACCGGTCAGCACGTGGCGCTGATCCGGGGGCAGGGCACCGAGTTCGACTCGCTGCGCGAGTACGTGGACGGCGACGACGTCCGTTCGATCGACTGGCGCGCCACCGCGCGCCGCGCCGACGTGGTGGTCCGCACCTGGCGCCCGGAACGCGACCGGCGGATCTACCTGGTGCTCGACACGGGCCGCACCTCGGCCGGACGGGTCGGCGACATCCCCCGGCTGGACTGCTCCATGGACGCCGCGCTGCTGCTGGGGGCGCTCGCCTCGCGCGCGGGCGACCGGGTGGACCTGCTCGCCTACGACCGGCGTGTGCGGACCCGGGTGGAGGGTGTCAGCGGACGCGGGATCCTGCCCGCGATGGTGCAGGCGATGGCCCCGCTGGAGCCCGAGCTGATCGAGTCGGACGCCGCCGGGATGGTCTCCACGATCATGTCCCGGGTCCGGCAGCGCTGCCTGGTGGTGCTCCTCACCGAGCTCAACACGGCCGCCATCGAGGAGGGCCTGCTCCCCCTGTTGCCGCAGCTCACCGCCCGCCACCTGGTCATGGTCGCCGCGGTCGCCGACCCGCGCGTCGGGGAGATGGCCGAGGCCAGGGGCGACCTGGCCGCCGTCTACGACGCGGCCGCCGCCGAACGCGCCCGGACCGACCGCCGACGCCTCACCGCCGAGCTGCGCCGCTACGGGGTCGAGGTCGTGGACGCCGCCCCCGCCGACCTGGCCCCCGCCCTCGCCGACGCCTACCTGGCCCTCAAGGCCGCCGGCCGCCTCTGA